In Zonotrichia leucophrys gambelii isolate GWCS_2022_RI chromosome 6, RI_Zleu_2.0, whole genome shotgun sequence, one genomic interval encodes:
- the CDHR1 gene encoding cadherin-related family member 1 isoform X3 produces MPPGISVQANYAPYFFDNGARSTNGNMALLSLSEDTPVGTHVYTLNGTDPEGDPVTYGLTYEAGSRRYFAVDKNLGNVTLIEELDREKEDEIEVIVSISDGLSTVSEKVRILVMDANDESPEFINTPYIVQVPENTPSSSSIFKIEAIDKDTGSGGSITYFLQNIHANKFTIDRHSGVLRIKPGVTLDYEKSRTHFVVVVAKDGGGKLRGDNKVFSATTTVTINVEDVQDTPPMFIGTPYYGYVYEDTLAGSEVLTVVALDGDRGKPNSIHYSIVNGSEGSFEISNTTGAISVIKSPNQLKKEVYELKVKASEVSQEGDSSEHTFAMVTIRVVDLNNHPPTFYGENGPQNRFELTMYEHPPEGEILRGLKITVNDSDQGANAKFNLRLVGPGGIFRVVPQTVLNEAQVTIIVENSAAIDYESFKVLTFKLLAIEVNTPEKFSSTADVVIRLLDTNDNVPKFSSDYYIARIPENSPGGSNVVAVTATDPDSGLWGEIKYSIYGTGADLFLIHPSTGIIYTQPWAVLDAEVNSKYNFYVKAEDTDGKYSLAEVFITVLDVNDHSPEFNENIQEKTMIIGSPVKIEAIDQDAEEPNNIVDYSIMQADPANVFDIDQSTGEIKLKSYIRSLDIIHNITNNKDCIWSLVVQAKDRGSPSFSTTAVLKIDITEEEKKKKIFPLQKVSGKQLRSE; encoded by the exons TTCAGGCAAATTATGCCCCCTATTTCTTTGATAATGGAGCCAGAAGCACAAATGGGAACATGGCACTTCTCAGCCTTTCGGAGGACACGCCTGTTG GCACCCACGTGTACACTCTGAATGGAACTGACCCAGAAGGAGATCCTGTGACATATGGCCTGACCTATGAAGCTGGATCAAGGCGTTACTTTGCTGTTGACAAGAATCTTGGAAATGTTACTTTGATTGAAGAGCTTGACAGAGAG AAGGAAGATGAGATTGAAGTTATTGTCAGTATTTCAGATGGCCTGAGTACA GTTTCTGAAAAAGTCAGGATCCTTGTAATGGATGCCAATGACGAGAGCCCAGAGTTCATCAATACACCTTACATAGTCCAAGTCCCAGAG AAcactccctccagcagcagcatctttaAGATTGAGGCAATAGACAAAGACACAGGTTCTGGAGGAAGCATCACCTACTTCTTGCAG AACATCCATGCTAACAAGTTCACGATAGACCGTCACAGCGGTGTCCTGCGCATCAAACCTGGGGTCACCCTGGACTATGAGAAATCAAGAACACACTTTGTGGTGGTTGTAGCCAAG GATGGTGGTGGGAAGCTCAGGGGAGACAACAAAGTCTTTTCAGCCACAACAACAGTTACTATCAACGTGGAGGATGTTCAGGACACCCCCCCTATGTTCATTGGGACCCCCTACTATGGATATGTCTATGAGGACACACTTGCA ggctctgaggtCCTCACTGTTGTTGCTCTTGATGGAGACAGAGGAAAGCCTAACAGTATTCATTACAGCATCGTGAATG GAAGTGAAGGTTCATTTGAAATCAGCAACACAACTGGAGCCATTTCTGTGATAAAAAGCCCAAATCAGCTCAAGAAAGAAGTGTATGAACTAAAAGTTAAG GCATCAGAAGTCAGTCAGGAAGGTGACAGCTCCGAGCACACCTTTGCCATGGTGACCATACGGGTGGTGGACCTCAACAACCACCCACCAACCTTCTATGGAGAAAATGGGCCCCAGAACAGGTTTGAGCTGACCATGTATGAGCATCCCCCAGAGGGTGAAATCTTACGGGGACTGAAGATCACAGTCAATGATTCAGATCAG GGAGCCAATGCTAAATTCAACCTCCGGCTTGTTGGACCTGGTGGCATCTTCCGAGTGGTTCCTCAAACTGTCCTGAATGAGGCTCAGGTTACAATAATAGTGGAAAATTCTGCTGCCATTGACTATGAAAGCTTCAAGGTGTTAACCTTCAAG CTTCTTGCAATAGAGGTGAACACACCGGAGAAGTTCAGCTCGACGGCCGACGTGGTGATTCGCTTGCTGGACACCAATGACAATGTCCCCAAGTTCTCCTCTGACTACTACATTGCCAGGATCCCTGAGAACTCCCCAGGGGGCTCCAATGTAGTTGCTGTTACA gcTACAGATCCAGATTCAGGTCTTTGGGGAGAAATCAAGTACTCTATCTATGGAACAGGAGCAGATCT GTTCCTAATCCACCCATCAACAGGTATAATTtacacccagccctgggctgtgctagATGCTGAAGTGAACTCGAAGTATAATTTCTATGTGAAAGCAGAGGACACAGATGGGAAATACAGCTTGGCTGAAGTGTTTATCACCGTGCTAGATGTCAATGACCACTCTCCAGAGTTCAATGAAAACATACAGGAGAAGACAATGATCATTGGGTCACCGGTGAAGATAGAG GCCATAGACCAAGATGCAGAAGAACCCAACAACATTGTGGATTATTCCATCATGCAAGCAGATCCAGCCAATGTGTTTGACATAGACCAAAGCACGGGGGAGATCAAGCTGAAGTCCTATATCAGATCTCTGGACATCATCCACAACATCACAAACAATAAAGACTGCATATGGTCATTGGTGGTCCAGGCCAAAGACAGAGGCTCCCCATCCTTCAGTACCACAGCAGTTCTGAAGATTGATATCACAGAAGAG gagaagaaaaaaaaaatttttcccttaCAAAAAGTGAGTGGAAAACAGCTGAGATCAGAGTGA